GTTTGAACAAAAAATATCAATACTAGCGAAATAATCATTAAATTATCTACTAATGGTCCGTGTTCTGAAGCTGAATCACTTAGTAAAGGAAAATGTCCGTAGTATAAAACACACCATATAGTAGTAATATAAATAAATATTAGAAAAGCAAACATTAAGTAACCATTCACTTTATTATCGTTGTCATTTGCTACTTGCGTATCATTAACATTTGCACCAATTTGAGTTAAGTCAAATATCTTTGTTAATTGCCAAACTGCAATGGCTAATAAAACTACAACTATAAATACTAAAAGAGTTGTCATTTGTTTTTTACTTTAAAATATTAATAATGAAAATGTTTACTTTCTTCTATAAAAGGGCTTCTCTTTGGAGTTAATGGTGCTTTTGTTAAAGCTGTAAACACCACATAGATGAACAATCCACCAAAGAAACATATTGATGCAATCTCTGACACGCCGATAAACCACTGGTCTCCAACGGTAGCTGGCATTATCATGTTAAAGAAATCAATATAATGACCAAATAGGATAATCAAACTAGCCATAATAACTATCCAAGAAATACGTTTGAAATCTGTATTAACTAATATCAGTATTGGTAACACAAAATTTAAAACTAATGCACCGAAGAATGGTAAATTATACAAATCAATTCTTGTTTTGAAATAGGTAACTTCCTCAGGAATATTTGCATACCATATCAACATAAATTGAGAAAACCATAAGTAAGTCCAAAAAATACTAAATCCAAACATATACTTAACTAAATCATGGATATGACTAGAATTAACTTGTTCTAAATATCCTTTTGATTTTAAATAAATTGTTACAACAGCAATCATGGTAACTGCACTTACTATAAAACTAGCAAAAACGTACCATCCGTATAAAGTACTAAACCAATGTGGGTCAAATGACATTAACCAATCCCAAGACATTATTGATTCAGATACAATAAAGAATACTAAGAAAGCAGCTGACAATTTAAAATTCTTTTTATAATTTAAATCATCAGTAGCATTATCTTGGGCTAAACAGTTTTTTCTAGAATAATAACGATATAAATTCCAAACTGTTAAGAATATTGCGGCTCTAATAATCCAAAAAGGAAAATTGAGATAACCTGATTTACCAGCTATCAAATGATCATAATTAGGACTATTTGGATCGGTTACACCTTCTGCCATCCAAACAAATAAGTGATTAAAATGAAAGCCTGTTAAGAGTAGAATGACAAAGAAAATAATAGAACCTGGTAATAAATAGGCGCCAATTGCTTGCATTACTCTAAACAAAATTGGTGACCAACCTGCTTGAGCAACAATGTTGATTGCTTTAAAAGCTGTAGCTCCAAGTGCAATTAGCATAAAGAATATACAAGCAACATATAAAGCTGACCATGGTTTGTTTTGTAATTGATGCAAAACATGTTTCAAGTGTTCTTGATGTTCAGCAGTTGCTTTTGCATCGTGGTGTTCTACAGCATGGGCATCGTGAGCTGCTACATGGTGACCATGATTTTCAGCATTTAATATAGTTTCAACATCTTGAATAGTTTTTGGAGCGGTAAAAAATCCATAACCGATTCCTAAGGCACCAACAATCATCAAGATGAAAGAAAAAGTTTTTAATTTACTAGAAAAAGTATACATATCTATAACTATCTGTTTATTCTACAATTATAATTCGCTTTTCAGTTTTTGAACATAAGCAGCCACTTGCCATCTTTCTTGAGTATCCAACTGATTAGCGTGAGAACCCATTGAGTTTAATCCATAAGTGATTACGTGGAAGATACTTCCTTCTGTAATTTGTCTGTCCTTATAACTAGGTACTCCAAGGAATTTTTCTTGTGTCACCAATTTACCTTTTCCATCTCCAGCTTTTCCATGACAAATAGCACAATATATTTCGAACAATTCTTGTCCTTTTTTAAGGTCTAAACCCAAAGAATCTAAAGGTGACTTTAAATTTGCTTTTGCCATTTCATATCCTTCTGTTGTATTAGGATATTCATAAGGTTGAAAACCTCTTTTAACAGCTCCTTGTGGAACCAATTGACCTTCTTTTCCTTTTAAACCAGTTGGTGAATTGAAAGCATCTGATTCAGAGTATGTTTCATAAGCTACCGATTCATACATGTTAGGCATGTATTGGTAATTTGGTTTCAAATCATTTTTACATGATGTAATTGAAACTGTTATTCCAAAAATTACTATTATTTTAAGCAAGTTCTTCATACTTTTTTATTAATGCTTATCTACAACTTTTACTTCTACTGCTCCTGTTTCGTTGAAAAATTTCAGTAATTCTTCTTCGTTATTATTGACAGCTATTTCCATTAAAAAATGATCATCAGTAGTTCTTACATCTGGATTTTCAGCTTCTTTAAATGGCCATAATCGGCTTCTCATATAAAAAGTTATAACCATTAAATGCGCTGCAAAAAAAACAGTTAATTCAAACATTACAGGAATGAAAGCTGGCATATTTTGATAATATGCAAAACTTGGTTTTCCACCTATATCTTGCGGCCAGTCTTGAATCATAATATAGTTCATCATAACTGTAGCTACTGTTAATCCTAAACATCCATATATAAAAGAGCATATAGCTAATCTTGTTGGTGGTATTCCCATAGCCTTATCCAAACCATGAACTGGGAATGGAGTAAAAACTTCTTCAATATGATGATGTGCGGCTCTTGTTTTGTGAACTGCATCCATCAAAACATCATCATCATTGTATAGTGCGTGTATAACTTTTGTACTACTCATAGCTAATATTAATGTTTGTCAGAATGATCGTGACCTTTTAATTCTCTTTCTCTCTTATAATTTTCTCCTGAAGATTTCAAGATTGTTTTTACCTCTGCTTGTGCAATCACTGGGAAAGTTCTAGCATATAATAAGAACAATACAAAGAAGAAACCAATAGTTCCAATATAAATTCCAATATCTACAAATGTTGGTTGGAACATTGTCCAAGATGATGGTAGGTAATCTCTATGAAGCGAGGTAACGATAATTACAAAACGCTCAAACCACATTCCAATATTTACAACAATTGAGATTATAAACGAGAACATAATGCTCGTTCTTAATTTTTTGAACCACATAAATTGTGGAGAGAATACATTACAACTCATCATTGCCCAGTAAGCCCAAGCATATGGTCCAGTTGCTCTGTTCAAGAATGCATATTGTTCAAATTCTACTCCAGAGTACCAAGCTACAAATAACTCAGTGATATAAGCCACTCCAACAATAGAACCTGTAATCATAATTACAATGTTCATTAACTCTATGTGTTGAATAGTAATGTAAGCTTCAAGATTTGACACTTTTCTCATGATAATTAAAAGTGTATTTACCATCGCAAATCCAGAAAATACCGCACCAGCAACGAAATATGGTGGGAAAAT
The window above is part of the Flavobacterium sp. PMTSA4 genome. Proteins encoded here:
- a CDS encoding quinol:cytochrome C oxidoreductase, with amino-acid sequence MYTFSSKLKTFSFILMIVGALGIGYGFFTAPKTIQDVETILNAENHGHHVAAHDAHAVEHHDAKATAEHQEHLKHVLHQLQNKPWSALYVACIFFMLIALGATAFKAINIVAQAGWSPILFRVMQAIGAYLLPGSIIFFVILLLTGFHFNHLFVWMAEGVTDPNSPNYDHLIAGKSGYLNFPFWIIRAAIFLTVWNLYRYYSRKNCLAQDNATDDLNYKKNFKLSAAFLVFFIVSESIMSWDWLMSFDPHWFSTLYGWYVFASFIVSAVTMIAVVTIYLKSKGYLEQVNSSHIHDLVKYMFGFSIFWTYLWFSQFMLIWYANIPEEVTYFKTRIDLYNLPFFGALVLNFVLPILILVNTDFKRISWIVIMASLIILFGHYIDFFNMIMPATVGDQWFIGVSEIASICFFGGLFIYVVFTALTKAPLTPKRSPFIEESKHFHY
- a CDS encoding c-type cytochrome, which codes for MKNLLKIIVIFGITVSITSCKNDLKPNYQYMPNMYESVAYETYSESDAFNSPTGLKGKEGQLVPQGAVKRGFQPYEYPNTTEGYEMAKANLKSPLDSLGLDLKKGQELFEIYCAICHGKAGDGKGKLVTQEKFLGVPSYKDRQITEGSIFHVITYGLNSMGSHANQLDTQERWQVAAYVQKLKSEL
- a CDS encoding DUF3341 domain-containing protein, producing the protein MSSTKVIHALYNDDDVLMDAVHKTRAAHHHIEEVFTPFPVHGLDKAMGIPPTRLAICSFIYGCLGLTVATVMMNYIMIQDWPQDIGGKPSFAYYQNMPAFIPVMFELTVFFAAHLMVITFYMRSRLWPFKEAENPDVRTTDDHFLMEIAVNNNEEELLKFFNETGAVEVKVVDKH